The Prochlorococcus marinus str. MIT 9301 genome segment CCCACAAGTAGTTTTAAATAATTTATTTAAGTTAACACCTCTTCAAAATAACTTTAGTGCAAATATCCTTGCTTTAGTAAAAGGAGAGCCCACAACACTTTCACTCAGAAAAATGTTAGATGTATTTTTAGATTTTAGGGTTGAGACAATAAGGCGGAGAACAGCATTTTTATTAAAAAAGGCAGAAGAAAGAGATCATATTGTAAAGGGTCTTTTATTGGCATTAGATGCTATGGATGAAATTATAAATCTAATAAGATCTGCGAAAGATTCAATTTCAGCCCGTGAAAAATTACAAAACGACCATAAATTATCTTCTATACAGGCAGATGCTATTCTACAAATGCAGTTAAGAAGATTAACAGCACTAGAAGCAGATAAAATAAAGGGTGAACATAATGATTTAACCCAAAAAATCAACCTATATCAGCAAATATTAAATAGTAAAGAAAGAATTTTTGAAATTATTCTTGAAGAACTTAATAAAATCGATGAAAGATTCTCTTCTCCAAGGAAAACAGAAATATTAGATTTAGGCGGCGGACTAGATGATATTGATCTCATAGCTAATGAAAGATCTGTAGTGCTATTAACTGAAGCAGGTTATTTAAAAAGAATGCCTGTTAATGATTTTGAATCTACCAGTCGTGGTTCGAGGGGTAAAGCTGGCACAAAAACCAAAGAAGATGATGATGTGAAATTATTTATAAGCTGTAACGATCATGATACTCTTTTGCTTTTCAGTGATAAAGGAGTAGCTTATGCTCTCCCTGCATATCGGGTTCCTATGAGTAGCAGAACAGCAAAAGGGACTCCATCGGTTCAACTTCTCCCAATTCCAAGAGAAGAGAAAATAACCTCAATCGTTGCTGTGGATTCTTTTGTTGACGATAGTTATTTATTAATGCTAACCAAAGCTGGCTTTATAAAAAGAACTGCACTTTCTGCTTTCTCAAAAATTCGTTCAAATGGACTAATAGCAATTAATCTTGAGGATGGAGATGCCCTAACCTGGGTCAGACTATCAAAAGAAGGTGATAGTGTTTTAATTGGATCAAAAACAGGAATGGCAATTCATTTCAGACTAGATATCAATGAATTAAGACCACTTGGTAGAACAGCAAGAGGGGTAAAATCAATGAACTTGAGAGAGGGAGACAATCTAGTTTCTATGGATGTTTTAACATCTAATTTGGCTGATCAATTGGCTAAAATTGAGTATCCGAAAGAAGATCTTGATGATAATGTTGAGGAAAACTCTTCAGATGGTCCATGGGTATTAATAGCCAGTGCATTTGGACTAGGAAAGAGAGTACCTGTAGCTCAGTTTAGATTACAAAAAAGAGCAGGCATGGGTTTGAGAGCAATAAAATTTAGAATTAAATATGATCAGCTGGTTAGTTTGAAGGTCCTTGGAGAGGGAGAAGAATTACTACTTGTGACCGAAAAAGGCGTAATAGTAAGAACAAATGCAGATCAAATCTCTCAGCAATCCAGAGCAGCTACAGGAGTAAAATTACAAAGATTAGATGATGGTGATCATTTATCTGAAGTAGTATTGGTACCTCGTGAACAAATAGAGGAAGAAGACCAACCTAGCTCAGTTGAACAAAATTAAAAGCCTTATGGTTAGCTAAATAATATGGAAATACTTGATATTTTAATTTTAGGTTCAGGTCCTGCAGCATTATGTTTAGCCTCAGAATTAGCAAAGCAGGATCTTAAAATTAAAGGAATATCAACAAAATCTCCAAATCAAAAATGGGAGAATACATATGGTATCTGGGCATCTGAATTAGAAGAATTAGGGTTAGAGAACTTGTTATCTCATCGATGGTGTAAAACAGTTAGTTTTTTTGGAGATGGGGAAAATAAAAAAGGGGATACTCCGACAAAGCATAACTACGATTATGGTTTGATAAATCAGGAAGCCTTTCAAAATGAGCTTTTAAAAAAATGTAAAGGGATTGAATGGTTGAATGAAACAGCAACAGACATTAAAGAAAAAAATAAACTATCTGAGGTAATTTGTTTTTCAGGTCTCAAAATAAAGGCGAGATTAGTTATTGATGCAAGTGGTCATAAAAGTAATTTTGTAAAAAGACCAGTTCAAAATGAAATCGCTCAACAAGCTGCTTACGGAATTGTAGGTAAATTTACATCACCACCTGTTAATAAAGAACAATTTGTCCTAATGGATTTTCGTCCAAATCATTTAAACAATGAAGAAAAGTTATCATCTCCTTCCTTTCTTTATGCAATGGATCTTGGCAACGAGACTTTTTTTGTTGAAGAAACTTCATTAGCTAGTTACCCTGCATTAACCCAAGAAAATCTTAAAAAAAGACTTTATAAAAGACTTAAGAGCAAAGGTATTGAGGTAAGTGAAATTTTTCATGAAGAGAATTGCCTTTTCCCTATGAATTTACCCCTCCCA includes the following:
- the gyrA gene encoding DNA gyrase subunit A; translated protein: MSDILDSDNSGLSEDNDRIIQTDLRNEMSRSYLEYAMSVIVGRALPDARDGLKPVHRRILYAMYELGLTSGRPYRKCARVVGEVLGKYHPHGDTAVYDALVRMAQDFSMRMPLIDGHGNFGSVDNDPPAAMRYTESRLQSLTDESLLEDIESETVDFADNFDGSQQEPTVLPARIPQLLLNGSSGIAVGMATNIPPHNLGELINGLKSIINNPSIEDRELFEIIKGPDFPTGGQILGRDGIRETFKTGRGSITMRGVANIEQIKSIGRAEKDAVIITELPFQTNKAALIERIADLVNEKKLEGISDIRDESDRDGMRIVIELKRDAYPQVVLNNLFKLTPLQNNFSANILALVKGEPTTLSLRKMLDVFLDFRVETIRRRTAFLLKKAEERDHIVKGLLLALDAMDEIINLIRSAKDSISAREKLQNDHKLSSIQADAILQMQLRRLTALEADKIKGEHNDLTQKINLYQQILNSKERIFEIILEELNKIDERFSSPRKTEILDLGGGLDDIDLIANERSVVLLTEAGYLKRMPVNDFESTSRGSRGKAGTKTKEDDDVKLFISCNDHDTLLLFSDKGVAYALPAYRVPMSSRTAKGTPSVQLLPIPREEKITSIVAVDSFVDDSYLLMLTKAGFIKRTALSAFSKIRSNGLIAINLEDGDALTWVRLSKEGDSVLIGSKTGMAIHFRLDINELRPLGRTARGVKSMNLREGDNLVSMDVLTSNLADQLAKIEYPKEDLDDNVEENSSDGPWVLIASAFGLGKRVPVAQFRLQKRAGMGLRAIKFRIKYDQLVSLKVLGEGEELLLVTEKGVIVRTNADQISQQSRAATGVKLQRLDDGDHLSEVVLVPREQIEEEDQPSSVEQN
- the crtL gene encoding lycopene beta cyclase; this encodes MEILDILILGSGPAALCLASELAKQDLKIKGISTKSPNQKWENTYGIWASELEELGLENLLSHRWCKTVSFFGDGENKKGDTPTKHNYDYGLINQEAFQNELLKKCKGIEWLNETATDIKEKNKLSEVICFSGLKIKARLVIDASGHKSNFVKRPVQNEIAQQAAYGIVGKFTSPPVNKEQFVLMDFRPNHLNNEEKLSSPSFLYAMDLGNETFFVEETSLASYPALTQENLKKRLYKRLKSKGIEVSEIFHEENCLFPMNLPLPFKKQFVLGFGGAASMVHPASGYMVGSLLRRAPLLAQKLALFLKEPHLSSLELASKGWEILWPYELTQRHKLYQYGLRRLMSFDESRLRSFFSNFFRLSTNEWVGFLTNTLPLPKLIYVMSKMFINSPLKVKLGMLKLN